A stretch of Myroides oncorhynchi DNA encodes these proteins:
- the rpmA gene encoding 50S ribosomal protein L27: MAHKKGVGSSKNGRESESKRLGVKIYGGQAAIAGNIIVRQRGSKHNAGENVYMGKDHTLHAKVAGVVKFQKKRDNKSFVSIIPFEA, translated from the coding sequence ATGGCACATAAAAAAGGTGTAGGTAGTTCTAAGAATGGTAGAGAATCAGAATCAAAACGTTTAGGCGTTAAGATTTATGGTGGTCAAGCAGCTATCGCTGGGAATATCATCGTTAGACAAAGAGGTTCTAAGCACAATGCTGGTGAAAACGTTTACATGGGAAAAGATCATACTTTACATGCAAAAGTTGCTGGTGTAGTTAAATTCCAAAAGAAAAGAGATAACAAATCTTTTGTTTCTATTATTCCTTTTGAAGCTTAA
- the rplU gene encoding 50S ribosomal protein L21 encodes MYAIVEIAGQQFKVSKDQKVYVHRLASEEGTKVTFDKVLLVDDNNNITLGAPAIEGASVEAKVLQHLQGDKVIVFKKKRRKGYKKKNGHRQALTQIVIEGINVGGAKKKATKKEAAEAAE; translated from the coding sequence ATGTACGCAATCGTAGAGATAGCAGGGCAACAATTCAAAGTTAGCAAAGATCAAAAAGTGTATGTACACCGTTTGGCATCAGAAGAAGGAACAAAAGTTACTTTTGACAAAGTTCTTTTAGTTGATGACAACAACAACATCACTCTTGGCGCCCCAGCTATAGAAGGTGCTTCTGTGGAAGCTAAAGTTTTACAACACCTACAAGGTGATAAAGTAATTGTCTTCAAAAAGAAAAGAAGAAAAGGTTACAAAAAGAAAAACGGACACAGACAAGCTTTAACTCAAATTGTTATCGAAGGTATCAATGTAGGAGGAGCTAAGAAAAAAGCAACTAAAAAAGAGGCAGCGGAAGCAGCTGAGTAA
- the dgt gene encoding dGTP triphosphohydrolase: MMKWEKLLSLKKYGDTFVRNRLDELETRIGFEVDYDRIIFSSPFRSLQDKTQVIPLSKTNFVHTRLTHSLEVSVVGRSLGRIVGSSLLNKYTYLAEEYGYTVNDFGAIIAAASLAHDIGNPPFGHSGERAIGDFFKRGVGSTYRDQMKDSEWEDLINFEGNANGFAILTKSRPGMAGGLRISYATLGAFMKYPKESLPIKPTKDISDKKYGFFQEDKEAFIDMATELGLIKKSDRSEIAYFRHPLTYLVEAADDICYTITDFEDGINLGWIAEEHALEFLIKIVQNSINPQTYAQLASKEDRVSYLRALAIGSLIQDVAKVFLENEDKILKGEYPFALTEKCSYIAQMKDILSVSINKVYQSREVIEKEIVGYKVINALLEAFTTAVNNVYYGEESQYDLLIMSLLPDKYRIESDSVYVRLMTICHFISMLTDGKALELYNMIKGNDK, encoded by the coding sequence ATGATGAAATGGGAAAAGTTACTATCACTAAAGAAGTATGGTGATACTTTTGTTAGAAATAGATTAGACGAACTAGAAACTCGTATTGGTTTTGAGGTGGACTATGATAGAATCATCTTTTCATCGCCATTTAGAAGCTTACAAGATAAAACACAAGTTATCCCTCTGTCTAAGACGAACTTTGTTCATACCAGACTTACGCATAGTTTGGAGGTATCTGTAGTAGGGCGTTCATTAGGAAGAATAGTTGGGTCAAGTCTATTAAATAAATATACTTACTTAGCAGAAGAGTATGGTTATACTGTAAACGATTTTGGAGCTATTATAGCGGCGGCATCTTTAGCACATGATATAGGTAATCCTCCTTTCGGACACTCAGGTGAGCGTGCGATAGGTGATTTTTTTAAGAGAGGTGTTGGTTCTACATATAGAGATCAGATGAAGGATAGTGAATGGGAGGACTTGATTAACTTCGAAGGTAATGCTAACGGTTTTGCTATTTTGACTAAGAGCCGACCTGGTATGGCAGGTGGATTGCGTATTTCTTATGCGACTTTAGGGGCTTTTATGAAATATCCTAAAGAAAGCTTACCAATAAAACCTACAAAGGATATCTCTGATAAGAAATATGGTTTTTTTCAAGAGGATAAAGAAGCTTTCATAGATATGGCTACTGAATTGGGTTTAATCAAAAAGTCAGATAGAAGTGAGATTGCTTATTTTAGACATCCATTAACTTATTTAGTTGAGGCTGCAGATGATATTTGCTATACCATTACTGATTTTGAGGATGGAATTAATCTTGGTTGGATAGCGGAAGAACACGCTTTAGAATTCTTAATTAAAATTGTTCAGAATAGTATTAATCCACAGACTTATGCACAACTAGCTTCGAAAGAGGATAGAGTGAGTTATTTAAGAGCCTTAGCTATTGGTAGTTTAATACAAGATGTAGCTAAAGTCTTTTTGGAGAATGAAGATAAAATACTCAAAGGGGAATATCCATTCGCGTTAACTGAAAAGTGTAGTTATATTGCACAAATGAAGGATATCCTATCTGTCAGTATTAATAAAGTTTACCAGAGTCGTGAGGTGATAGAGAAAGAGATAGTAGGGTATAAAGTGATTAATGCTTTATTAGAAGCGTTCACTACAGCAGTTAATAACGTGTATTATGGAGAGGAGAGTCAGTATGATCTATTGATTATGTCTTTATTACCAGATAAGTATAGAATAGAGAGTGATAGTGTTTATGTGCGTTTAATGACCATATGCCACTTCATCTCAATGCTTACAGATGGTAAGGCATTAGAGTTGTATAATATGATTAAAGGAAACGATAAATAG
- a CDS encoding AAA family ATPase, with protein MSSLFYIDRTKISLDDVMFNDNVKAEITQFLKEYKYREVLMKYNLPVSNKILLYGKTGCGKTMTAKAIAKYLDKKLIIVNLATIVSSKLGETAKNIESLFKEIQYESSVLFFDEFDSLGQIRDYDNKDNSEMKRVVNAILQLIDNLPQKSILMAATNQIHMIDEALVRRFELQLEYTAPNKEALDFYYDKLLKEYPAEYCKINRLYEVSYAEAKNHVFKTVKDNIINSQLLLEANQNN; from the coding sequence ATGAGTTCTTTATTTTATATAGATCGCACTAAAATTTCTCTAGATGATGTTATGTTTAACGATAATGTCAAGGCAGAAATCACCCAGTTTTTAAAGGAATATAAGTATCGTGAGGTACTTATGAAGTATAACCTACCAGTAAGTAATAAGATACTTCTGTATGGGAAGACTGGTTGTGGAAAAACAATGACAGCGAAGGCTATTGCTAAATACTTGGATAAGAAACTTATCATTGTTAATTTAGCGACTATTGTTTCTTCTAAATTAGGTGAAACTGCTAAGAATATTGAAAGTTTGTTTAAGGAGATACAGTATGAAAGTTCTGTATTATTTTTCGATGAATTTGATTCGCTAGGGCAGATACGCGATTATGACAATAAAGATAATAGTGAAATGAAACGCGTGGTAAATGCTATCTTGCAATTGATAGATAATCTACCGCAAAAGTCTATTTTAATGGCGGCAACGAATCAAATACACATGATAGATGAAGCGCTAGTTAGACGTTTTGAATTACAACTAGAATATACTGCTCCTAATAAGGAAGCTTTAGATTTTTATTACGATAAGTTATTAAAGGAGTATCCAGCAGAATACTGTAAGATTAATAGGTTATATGAGGTTTCTTATGCTGAGGCTAAGAATCATGTATTTAAAACAGTAAAAGATAATATTATAAATAGCCAATTATTGCTTGAGGCTAATCAGAATAATTAG